Proteins encoded within one genomic window of Thunnus maccoyii chromosome 22, fThuMac1.1, whole genome shotgun sequence:
- the cited1 gene encoding cbp/p300-interacting transactivator 1: MTSLLFPGNAHAAMKDLSSSSSPLTSLLHYPSSKTSVVPFSPSSGAASSPGSSLTSAPLSKPQPFCLQTGPHLIASMQLQKLNSHYQNLASASAGHPTPGAAQRGFGTSPLGAGNQILGPSGGLGGGGMGVGISMGNQGSGASGIIDFDPVDEEVLMSLVVELGLDRANELPELWLGQNEFDFMSDVPAGC; this comes from the coding sequence ATGACCTCACTGCTGTTCCCTGGCAACGCCCACGCTGCGATGAAGgacctctcttcttcttcctctcctctcacctcccTGCTCCACTACCCTTCTTCCAAGACCTCCGTCGTACCTTTCTCTCCGTCCTCCGGTGCCGCCTCCTCGCCTGGGTCATCCCTGACGTCGGCGCCGCTCTCCAAACCTCAACCTTTCTGCCTCCAGACGGGGCCGCATCTGATCGCCAGCATGCAGCTTCAGAAGCTCAACTCGCACTACCAGAACCTCGCCAGCGCTTCTGCTGGACACCCGACGCCTGGAGCTGCTCAAAGGGGCTTCGGTACCTCGCCTCTGGGTGCCGGAAACCAGATCCTGGGGCCCTCCGGAGGTCTCGGAGGAGGCGGGATGGGTGTCGGCATCAGCATGGGGAACCAGGGCTCTGGCGCAAGTGGAATTATCGACTTCGACCCCGTAGACGAGGAGGTTCTCATGTCTCTGGTGGTGGAGCTGGGTTTGGACCGAGCCAACGAGCTGCCTGAACTCTGGCTGGGTCAAAATGAGTTTGACTTCATGTCGGACGTGCCGGCCGGTTGCTGA